gatttattaataaattcatTCAATACATGACGAAACTAGAGCATtgtacatattttttatttaccaACGAGCAATAGGCATCATGAGATGAATAGGTTCTCATTAATATCTCAAAAGTTAAAACCCCATTATTCTGCGTGATGATTATTacaatcaaaaagaaaataatattggGAGAACAGAAGCGATAGTCTTTAGGGCCTTCACAATCTTTTTCAAGGAATAGACCAAGAAGGAATTGTCCTAGTTAGTTTATATACTTTAGCAAATGAGGAGTGTTAATGTCACGCTTGAAGGAAAAAGCATCAGGCCGTCCATTTCTTTTCCAGATCTAACGAGctgttgggtttttttttttttttttatgggggGCATTGATGTAATTATGTTTCCTTTGGGTGTAAATCAAACAAAGGCGAGGGGTCGGGGGGGGGGATCTTCAAGAGGGCTGGCCGCTCAGAAAAGATCCAGATTGGGGGGCGAGAATTCTTGAAGACCGAGACCGGAACCTCAGCCGAGGAGAGAGCTGTGCCAGCCAGCCGCGAGGGTATATCCTTTCTTCACAGCAGCAAGAGTTTCCCTTTTTCAGCTGCAGCGGAGAGCGAGGGCCGCACGAGAGAAGGAGACGGACCAGCGGGCCGTGCGTTGGGGGGGATCCCACCTCAGAAGAGGTTCAGCAAGGTAAGGGAAGTAATTTTAAAGATCTATTCTTAGGAGGGTTTTCTTTTTGGGAAATTGAGAGAAGATAGGAGAAGCCTAGGCTTCAGGGGTTTTTGATCGTTTTTTTTTTGACTGATTTGTAGAAGAAGGAGAGGGAAGTTCAAGAGTAcaattgtgtatatatatttattttacactaaaatttaattatatctCGAAGTGGAGTGTTTGATCAATTTTTTgaatcaaaaaaaaaacaaaaacaaaatcacGCAAATATGTTACTCGTGAATGTGACTGTGTGAATATTGAAGGTGAAACATATATTGTTTGATTAGGAGACTCTACACAAATTGCAACAAAATAAACAGTTTTGCGTTTAGATGTGATTGTGGTTGAGGTAAAATTGGTTTgttagaattaattaaaatcGAAAAGTTGACGTTGTTAGCAAtcagtttaatcagttcatacACACAAGGAGAGATATATAAGGGATATCCCTTTGGGTGTCCATACCTCTGTTTTCATAATTATAATTGAGTGAAAAATAAATCTTTTCttatattaatgaatatttaaGAGAATTTACACAGTCTTAACATAAGAAAATTACAGCCTGTGAGGGAAAAGGTTTTTATAGAATTTCGCCTATAATTTTCTATTATGAACATCTTCTCAAAAGTTAAGTACATCTTTTAATATCTCTCTATATACATTTTAGACTCTTTAGCTATTGTATGCACTTtgctaatgtatatatatatatatatatatatattagttataaAGTAATAAGTATTTAGTTTTTGGATAAATGGAAGATAATAATCCAAAAGATTCATGAAAAATAGTCAAAGATAATCCGCATCAAACCACAAGCAATACGGAAAGATGATTAGgatgaaaaaatataattatttgatATATTATAAAGTGGATTTCATATTATGACATGTCATTATTAGATTTTTGTGTCATTCTATTTATTTAAACATGTGTGTGATGGTCAATGAAAGTGGCAAATTTTCACTTAAAATTTTCtccattaaaatattttttgtaaaagTTGAGTACATAGTTGACTTAAACGAAATTAAAAGTGAGGGTAAATTAAATTGAAGACAATAAAACATGAATCGGGTCTTTCCTCATAGTTACACTTGATTCAGAAATTATTCTTCTGTAAATGTTATGCTACCTCACGAGGGAAAGGATATTCTATTTCATCAttgtttaaataattaatatataaccTTATGGAGTCCATGCTACTGCAAACAGAACAAGCTTTAATACAcgacaaaatataaattatttgtaGTAAGTATAAAAGGTCACAATCGTTTTATAATAGAGTTGGGAGAGCTACAGATGTGTGTGTTGAGAGGTCGTGAagttaattttgtataaattaataaaatattatgtaTAAAATTAGATTAAAAATGATCTCAAGTTATATGGGTGCTGTCCAACATATTTGGAACTGAACCAAGTCAAAACCTTGAGTTctaggaaaacaaaaaaaaagaggagaaaagaaaaaattgaagcgGAATTGAAGAATTAAAGACAGCAGACAACGaataaataatatcataaaaggaACTTAGTTAGTTTTATGAATGGGGAAATTAATGGAAGTGTAAAAGAGTGTAAATTTGGCACAGTGAAAAGTAAAGCAAATTATTACGAAAGTAAAATATGGTTAATGATTGAATGCATTATTGATATCTATTAATAAGGGTTGTGTCAAAATGATGGCACGTTATTATTTGACCTGGACGTTATTTGGTTGGAATTTCAgtcaaattggaaaaaaaaaggCTTTGAATAGTTAAATGAGcaattttagtttaaaaaaatatttatacttGACCCGTATTTATATTTTGATCCAACGTATATTGTGCTTAAATTAGATATAGTataatacatttaatatatatatagtataatacaatttaaaccaAAGAGCTACCAAATATAGATATATTCGGGTTATCACGCGGACATTAATATTTGGTTGATGCAAACGTGACTAAAAAAAAATGTGGCAAATGCAAGTTGTGTTTTTAATTgaatttaagtttatttaaatcataaaattaatattaattgtaTAAAATGTAAACAAACTGAAATCGTGTTTGATAcaggtttaaaattttaaatttagatttatttctattaaataaaattaatttatatttttatttaaatttagataaattcaGTTAACTGGCAAAATTTAAAGCTCTCAAACATAATTAATCATTAAGAATGTATTAATATATTAgtattaaaatcaattttatatATCTTATAAATGTGAGTACAGGTAAAACAAAACTAAGAAAAGGTTGCAAAACTTTAAAGCCAAAAAGGTGGCCCAATGATACATCTAGGCACAATAAACTTCACAAAAGCTCTTGATGGGGAAAATGTTAAAGGACCCCAATGATGACACAGCCACATGTTTACAGTGGATGGAAACACCGGCTAAGTAAGAACACTGGTCATGTTGGCCTGTATCATCAAGGGCTTGCATGCATAAACACTTCCCTGAGCTCTATTATTATCTTTGTAATTTTGTGTAACCATGTTAAAATTATATTAGACTTCTTTCAAATTTAGACATTTTCAAGTctaaatgaaattatattgtCCAACACTGCCTAgctataatataatttttaatcttatttttcTTACTTAATTTAAAAAGTTAGAATATAGACTTAAATTTgaattatataaatttacttaataaaaaaaataatttatgtaaAAATCAGTCCACAAGTGAAAAATAGAGAAGAGAACCAAAAATTTCTTGATTGTGTAGGGATTTAATACATGATTAGAATTGAGGCCAACCAGGGATACTAACCATAAATAATGGTTTGGCCGTGATAAtggaaccccccccccccccccccccccccccaattgaAAGGATAGAAATtctatattattaatttttttatttttttttcaaagaaattcTTCTTAGGGCAAAAACTGTTAAAAGAATCTTATATAGTTGGGAATGATAAAAAATTCTGGACTCCTAATTAGAGGTTTTTTTTTCATCACTCTTTTGTAAAGACCTTAATTTCATATGTTCAATTTTTTTATGTTACAAATCAAAAGTGAAAGGACACATAGGAAATATTCTAAAAATTCAAAGCCATTAGCAATCCTAGTTTCTTTCAACTAAGTTGCTTGTTTTTATCCCACCCTCCGTGGAAGATCCTTCTTATATCAAAGTGTAGTGGGCAATGTCAATATTGCATTTATAATACAGATCTTGCCTTTTCACTATGGTAGTTTGGTTTCGTGGAGTTTAAGGAAAAACAAGTCCACATATCAGATCTAGTATGAAGGCTATCACTGTTGTTTGAGCATGAGAATTTTCTTATCAAAACATCTCTTCTTAGTGTGATAAATGTGGGTTTAGAGAGTCATGACGCTGGCCCATACATAGGCAATGTGGGACTAGACGCACTTTACCAACACTCCCTCGAGCCATGACAAGGGAAATGAGGCGAGGAGGAGTCCAATCTTATAGAAAGAGTCCGTAAATCAAGCCTTAATTCTGATACCAAGTTAGAGAACTACATTCTCAAAACATGTGTTAAGGAGAGAGATTAAGGGATCTTATATGGCTTGGGAACTGTCCACACAGCAATGATATAGATGAAAATACGGCCAAATACCTTGACGATGCATTCCTATaccaagcatattgatattaACTATCATTTTGTACAAGATCGAATTCAAGTAAAAACTTTTCAAATCTCTTTTCTTTGAAGAATGATCAACTTGTCAACATATTTATAAAGTCGTTATTAGTTTCAAGGTTCTTAACATGTAGACCGAGACTCACTATACTTCCATACATACTTGGCTCATACAAGCATATTAGCAATAGCAGTACCACATATGATCATTTTGAGACAATTCAACAGCAAATATTGAAGACATGCTAAACGAGAATTCTCAAATAATTTTCTATGACATACGTGTCCTATTTCTATTTGTCATACAGAATAAAAGAATATTCCTACTTGAATGTCTATAAGTACCGCCGTGTCTGAATGTATGAGAATGGTGCAGTTCATCTCCTAACTATTTGTCATCCCTGTGTTTTGTTTTATTACCctgggtctctctctctctctctctctctcctgaacTTTTGATTCTGAGATTAATGGCGAAGGGCAGTACGATTGGCTTTTTAAATTAAATACCCAGCTCCCGCGCAGGCCACCTAGTTTTCCATGGTAGAGTTCGAAAGCTCATCCTCTACCACCACCCTTCACTCTCCATCTCAATCTTATCTCCGCTCCCTCCGCCCGCCGCACACGACGCCGCCTACATCGACAAACGTCTTCCGCCACCGTCCCTTCCCTCTCCTTCCGTCTCCTCCCGACCGTCTCACTCCCCCAAGACCATCCCGCATCCTCCATGCCCAAACCCCTGCAGTCCTTCGACCTCACGCGCCTCAACAACCCCAACCTCCGCCAGACCCTGCTCGACATTTCCCAAACCTCCACCCCCAAAGCCCTCGTCATCGACTTCTTCTGCAAGCGGCGCGCCCTCCGAATATCGCCTGTCGAAGTTCAAATCcccaccttcttcttcttcacctcCGGCGCATACGGCCTCGCCGTCTTCCTCTACCTTCCCACAATTCACCACCGCAACACCCCCCGGACATTCAAAGATCTCCCCGCCGGCACTCACCTCGATGTCCCTGGCGCTCCGCCGTTTCTGCTCTCCGACATGCCCCAGGAAATGCTAAATTTCGAGATTTTTTATCGGAACTTCTTATCCACGGCGATCCAGATGGCAAAATCGGCAGGAATCATCGTGAACACGTTCAGGTTGTTGGAAGAAAACGCAATCAAAACAATTGAGGAAGGTCTGTGCGTCCCCGGCGATCGAACGCCCCCCATTTTTTGCATGGGGCCACTGGTTACCACTTCCGCCGCTGCCGATAAGAAACATGATTGCTTAATCTGGCTGGATTCGCAACCGGAGCGAAGCGTCGTGTTTCTGTGTTTCGGGAGTAGGGGGCAGTTCTCGGAGGCGCAGCTGAAGGAAACGGCGGCGGGATTGGAGAGAAGCGGCACTCGGTTCATGTGGGTGGTGCGCAATCCACCCGCCGGAGGCGAAACTGGGCCCAATTTAGCGGGGGGCAAGGCGAGCTTGGAGTCCTTGCTGCCGGTAGGATTTTTGGACAGGACGAGGGACAGGGGTCTAGTTGTAAGGGACTGGGCGCCGCAAGCGGCGGTGCTGAGTCATGACTCGGTGGGCGGGTTCGTGACTCACTGCGGATGGAACTCGATTCTGGAAGCGGTGCGTGGCGGGGTGCCTATGGTTGCGTGGCCTCTGTACGCGGAGCAGAGGTTGAACAGGACAGCGTTGGTGGCGGCGATGGGGGTGGCATTGCCGGTGAACGTGTCGGAAAACGGGTTTGTGAGTGCGGATGAGTTGGCAGAACGGGTGAGCGAGTTGATGGACTCAGAGAAGGGCAAAGCGGTCAGGGAACGAGTCGCGGCAATGAGAGATGGTGCAATGGAGGCAATGAGGGCGGGGGGATCGTCTATTGTTGACTTGGCCAAATTTGTCGACTCACTGAGACTAGGGTGAGCGAGTTGGACGACTCAGTCCTGGTCAAGGACTCGGTTGGCCAAATAATTCACTGAGACTATGCTTTGATAACACTATGTCGTATATTTTGGactttttaataattaaaatcaACTATTTCTAAGTACGATAATACCCTAACCTCATCAATAAGGACATGCCCCTTGAGAAAATAGTAATACTAAAAATGTAAAGAAAAAAATTGTGATGCTATCAATAATTTGGAAGTCTCAACAAATGTGCAATATGTGGGTATTGTGTAGAAGGTTTACTATGGGCTAGCCTTCAATATCACATCCATCGATAAGCTTGACTAATATGTGGTTACAAATTTTTGTGTTAGATTACATAATCTTTTAGATGACTGTGAAAGTGGATGgatctattttaattttatttttaaaaaatttttaaatttatatttgaacTGATTTTGAATGAAATGTAGTATAAAATTCACATTGTGAACACAACTAAGTGTTAACTAGTTGTTAAGAGACTAATGGAATAGAActtaacttaactttgcattagTGGGAAAAGAGGATTTTGTCAAGTATGCCTAATGATTTGATTAAGCAAATGGAAtgaagtattaaactttaatagaTCTAAATTGGATCAATAAATAGCTTGGTAATGTACAACCTCAATGAATTCAAAACTTAAGAGTGAGGGGTGGTTGGAGAGAACAATGAGAGAGTAGAAAAAAATAAGAGAAGAAGATGAGAGATAGGAGGAGAAAGAATACAGACAAGGACAAGAGTTTTCAAATAAAAAGATTATAAAGTACAAAACATAATAGAAAAGAAGAAACTTATcacatacagagagagagagaaatcttgCAAACATTATACCAACTACTATTACCACGTATTTACATAAAAACtgcatatttacataaaaaaattttacaaaaCAAGAAATTACAAACTAAACCCAAAGTATCTAAATACATCAAATAGTGAAACATAAAATcactaaacttaaaaaaaaaaacctatagttttAACAGCTTACTTactatataaatatctaaaattctCTATTGATGATTTTGAATAATTGAAAGCTTAATTATAATGACATTattgtatattaattttttatgagTTCAGTTCTGGAAACTCATAATAAAGCCTTATACCCTGttacataaaatttaaaatcaagacgatcaatttcattttattttagcCCATTCTTGTCTAGTAAACAAATCATTAAATAAAAACATCAAGCTCTCTTCAAATTTAACATAAGAAACATGAAACTtttacaaaatttaaaatattattgaaaacacATGCAATTTGACAATGAAATGTATTTTCTCTCGTTAAGGTTTTGAATAGACCTCCTTTAGCATTTGATTTCCTGAGGATTGAAAGGGTTGATTGACAGTTAGACAAACTTGTGAAATTCtttttcaatttattatttttaaattaataataaatccGAAAAAAACTTACTCACTCGCTCATCTCTTCAGCAAAGTTTTTTGTTGCCACGAAAATCTACCAGCTAACTAGCTAGCTACCCACCCACCCACCCATCCACCTAGCCCTATCCTCTTGTACTTCTACTCTATAAATTAAATGGTGGGAGACGTTAACATTAAATGGGTCTTTGAGTGACAGCCAGTATGAGTGACATGAACCCATCAGCACTGCACCACATCCACCATGCCCAACCTAACTctctacagagagagagagagagagagagagagagaggtcctACCTAATTTAAGCTTCTCCACGGCTTCAAACAGTGATGTCTTCTGGCGATTCTTCAACCACAGAACCATTAATTCATTTTTATGTAAACCCCTTCTGTTTAATTAGTTATATGTAATTATTTCATTATTAGTGT
The Malania oleifera isolate guangnan ecotype guangnan chromosome 13, ASM2987363v1, whole genome shotgun sequence DNA segment above includes these coding regions:
- the LOC131145510 gene encoding anthocyanidin 5,3-O-glucosyltransferase-like, yielding MPKPLQSFDLTRLNNPNLRQTLLDISQTSTPKALVIDFFCKRRALRISPVEVQIPTFFFFTSGAYGLAVFLYLPTIHHRNTPRTFKDLPAGTHLDVPGAPPFLLSDMPQEMLNFEIFYRNFLSTAIQMAKSAGIIVNTFRLLEENAIKTIEEGLCVPGDRTPPIFCMGPLVTTSAAADKKHDCLIWLDSQPERSVVFLCFGSRGQFSEAQLKETAAGLERSGTRFMWVVRNPPAGGETGPNLAGGKASLESLLPVGFLDRTRDRGLVVRDWAPQAAVLSHDSVGGFVTHCGWNSILEAVRGGVPMVAWPLYAEQRLNRTALVAAMGVALPVNVSENGFVSADELAERVSELMDSEKGKAVRERVAAMRDGAMEAMRAGGSSIVDLAKFVDSLRLG